The genome window AGCGGTCTTATTTCTTCTTTATCTCTGCACAGGACAGATTTGTTTGATGCTGCACAGTGGTGTTGCCCTTGTCCTTCACTACTTGTTGAGAAATGAATTGGGTTGTTTTTGTTGCGTATAACGTATTTCCATGTCAACTCCATAGTTTCCAGTTTGAATAACAATAAGCTAGGGATATAATTTTTATCAGTTTCGAGATTCAATTATGAATTTACGTGAACTGTGTGTGGGATGCACTTAGGTATCAGGTTTCCCCATGTACTTAGCGTGGCTGTACAACATAAGATTACATTACATAAATTTGTAACCTACACATAACAAATATGCAAATACTTAAAAATGATTAATTTATATTAGTGCAAATGAGAATCAGTTATGCTATTTTTAGGCATTTCAGCTGTAGTAACATAGTTGCCCTCTTCCTTTTGACTTCTACCaaaatatacatatttgtttgtTTATATTTATTAGCAGTAAAGATGGTCCATAATATGCAAGAAACTACTAGTCTAGTACCAATTTTGAGGATGATATTATAATTCTTTAGCAGAAGATAACTACATATCAAATTGTTCTGTGTTGAAAGGTATGCTATCGTGAGTAAGTTTGACTATTGTTTGTCAATGAAATTAAGCTACTGAATCAGTGTTGGATCTAGCTTCAATCTATGAAACATACGTACCATCTTAGCATTGAAAGTTCAAACTTGTAAATTCATCAGTACAAAAAACAGAAAATATAGGTTACGGAGTGGATAAATTCATCAGTGCTatgtttttgttttcctttcatatcTTCTCCGGGATTTTCATATAACATTTGTGCAATTCATGAAATGGCATATGAGCTGAAAAGGATTAATCATACAATCAAGCAAATGTCTTTTTCTGAAAACAAATTCTGGAAAAGGAAAACCCATATCCTAGCTTCATACCTGGTGTGTTCCTACAGCGTTGCTATCATCGCGTCGGGATATATCGATGTGACGGAGAACGGCGTCTCACCACGGGGACGCCATGGTTTTGTGTGTTGTGGCGGGCGCAATAGAGGGAGAGGGGTACCTGTATAATCGAGGCCGACTCCCGACTAGAACCCGCCTCTCGTCTGGATCTCTGCCTGGTGTCCGCCTCGTCTGGATTTCTGGCGGCGTGTGTGGGGAGGCGGATGAGCAGGGAGCGAGCGACGTGGGGAGGCGGATGTTGAGGGAGCAGGTAGTGTGGGGAGGTGAATGCGGAGGGAGCGCGGAGGGAATAGAGTGAAGGGTTAGGGTAACTAAAGGGTGCCTGGGCTGGCTTATATGGGCTGAATTAGTGGATTGGGCTGGCTGGCAACCCATTTTATTTGTgtattctccttttctttctttttttctttcctttttgtaTATACTTTGAGAGATAATGTGTATTAGGAAAAAGTATTGAAATGTGTGTATTCACCACGCCGATGTGTGTATGGCGTCGCCACGCCGCACGCCATAGGCGttgtaaagttgtgaaggtgggTCGTTGCGTCTCGCCACGCCGCCATAACAACTATGGAGCTAGTTTTAATGATGAACCACGATATCACATGGCTTGTCAAACACCGGAGCTATACCACTTGGTTCATTGCCGAGCGTGTTATATTATTGCCAAGACAAATATGAACATCCTTGCTTCCTAAATGCAACTTAAGAGCTGTGTTACAAATCATTGTAAGAACTAAGAACATAGTTAATAGCCAAACAACAGTACGAAAGTACAAGACTGAAGCATTCATGCTCAGTTGGCTTATCAACACATAAAGAGAGTGGCTTAAAACTAACAATAATCAAAATATGACCACCCATCAAAGTCCGAAATTGAATAGTTTTGATAATCATAACACATTAATGTTTGCAGGTTATGACTGCAGCCTAAGTCCCCAAATCAAACAACCTTTCCAAAATGGACGAACAGACATGGTTCTGAAAGTTCAGTTTTGTGCACCTGCGATGCAAATATGATCTAGGAATTGAGTATTGGATGAAGATCTCTTTCAAGATGCTCCATATATTATCTGGTAATTCCAcgatctttttttttgaaaggaaatCACTatgataaaagaaataaaaaggataaacAAAATGCAATGGAGTTACATACTTACACAGTACATGTGCCACATAATTCTAAAATTCATCTGCACGGTGAATTTGGTACTGATTTATCTGTCTGGCATAGTTTGAAAATGAATATGTTTGGAAAATTGCTATAAGGAACCCTTCTTTTTTTGcttaagtttttttaaaacataaGTGCCATGTAACTCATGTTATTTACATCATTTGACTTTTTTCTAGAACAATGTTATTTACATTACCACCAAATGAACAAAACAGAACTAAATGTACCTATGCTTTTTTATTGAGCATTAAGATCAATTGGTAAGGatatgaaagaaaattttgatgcattaaaaataataatgaaaaaaatagcCATTGTGAAGGATGCTGAATTTAGGAAAGAAGTATTATaactgtgtttttttttttaaaaaaagcaaTCCATACACCCTGAACACTGTGCATCGCTGTTGATTATGTGTGTAGGATGTCATGCTCTATTGAACTTTTGTAGCCATTTCAGCATCAGATTCTTCTGTTGCGTGTTGGCTGCTATTTTTACTATTGTAGTATGGATTGAGTTAAATTGTGATTAAATAGAATATTCATCTGATGACATTCGGGAATTATTACTTTCCACATTGGAAGGTGGAAAATGTACCTTATTTGGCCTCCTTATTGAACCCTGGTGTAGAAAGCTGATTGTTTAGTTTATATGTGGagccatatatatataaatttgcTAGTGGGCTCTAAATATTATCCCTTGTGTAGCAGTGGGTGACCCATACAGAATAAAAGTTTTGGCGATTAGAATTTGAACTTGGCCTAATATAACCTACACCTAAGTACACTGACTACATTTCACTATTCTTGTTCTGGATGCAAATATTTGTTTATGATAGTATCACCATATCATTTGCCACCCACTGAGTTCATTTAGGTCTAATTATTAAGAAATATTGTTGTGCTCTGGGAACAACTGTTTTAACTGTTTATTAATTTGGTGAAAAATGTTGCTTTCCTATTTAAGGTAATGATCTCTGCAAAAGATGAGCCAGATGCACCAATATCTCCAGCTATGGATGGTTTGCTTAGAGTTCATAAACGAATAACTGATAATTCAGATGGTGAATCTGGTCAGCCTCAACGAAGTGCTGGTAATATAGGACCAACACGACTGCTAGTGCCAGCTTCACAAGCTGGCAGCCTTATTGGAAAGCAGGGAGCAACCATTAAATCCATACAAGATTCTTCAAAGTGTGTTGCCCGTATTGTTGGTAAGGTTTTTGCATtttctcccttttcttttccatgtATGCTGAATTTTATCCTCTTTCAGATATTTGATAGATACATGTATTGGCTCCTTGATCGTATGCTGTGTCTTGCCCTTATGTTACATGTTCCACAGAGGCATAAACTATGATAAAACAATTAATAGTTCTTACCGTCCATGCAAACACATGTGCCTTATTTGCTCCTTCATTGTGAATATAAGGATGTCCATGGATCCATTCCTGGCAAAAACCAGTTAGTAGAAAGGAAATTATGTAGATACAGAAAGGACACTTTTGAGCTAGTCACTTTGTTGGAACCTGTAAACTGGTCTGTTTAGCTGGTTCCTCATTAAATCTGGAGACCTAaacaataaagccttttccctTTTAGGTGTTGTCTTTGCTTTCAAGGATAGTGAGGAAAGGAATATCCATTGGTGATGTTTTGGTATATGTCAGTTTATGAGGCCTACATTTTATCTGTAGACTGGCTATATTTTAGAGAACAAATCCAGCCTGTAGATGCTAGAATTTGTGACCTTGGTTTTCAAGTTTTGCTGATAGTTGTTGCAGAAAATATTTGTATACAATGTTTTGAACTACTGATTACTCTAGCATTAGGCATTAACGTTTGTTTTATGGAATTTGTTTGTTTATCTGTTCTGGAATGTTGATAATCCCCCATGGGTGCAAATTTTAGATCActattataattttcttttcagagAACGTTCCTTCTGTTGCATTGAATGATGACAGAGTTGTGGAGATACAAGGCGAGCCTCTTGGTGTCCACAAAGCAGTGGAATTGATAGCAAGTCACTTAAGAAAATTTCTTGTTGACCGCAGTATTCTCCCACTATTTGAAATACAAGTAAGTCGAATTCTATCATGTATCCCTGTCAATAAAAAGTGTCTTGCATGCGGCATTTGATGAATGCAAATTTCAATCTCCACAGATGAAAATGCACAGTATGGAGAGAGACCAGCCAATGCCAGCTCCTCAGCATTGGGGCCCTCCTCCAAACCTTCCTCCAGGTGGTCCAGGTTATGGTGGAAATCCTCAGTTCATGCCTCCAAGGCCGCAAGACAATTATTatcctcctcatgtcccccctatGGAGAAGCAGCCACACTATGGTATTTCTGCATATGGACGTGAGGCCCCACCAAGTGGTGTTTCTGCTGCAGGGAATCAACCACCACCACATTTGGGTTCTCAGGTTAGTTTTTTTGCACTTGACCTCAAGATGATGGATGACTTTATTTGGCTGGTGTGCTGAGTAGCTActgatttttatatatttttcaaaagGTGACACATAGCATGCAAATTCCTCTTTCCTACACTGATGCTGTGATTGGGGCAGCTGGTGCAAGTATCAGTTATATCCGTAGGCACAGTGGCGCAACAGTAACTATTCAAGAAAGCAGAGGTGCACCCGGAGAGATGACTGTGGAGATAATTGGAAGTGCATCCCAAGTTCAAACTGCACAGCAACTGATCCAGGTACCTTTTCTTCTGTGTCTGCTTCTCTGATGCAGACTTAAATAAGTTTTTTTGGCTATGTCATGTATGATTCGTTTCATTGTTATTCTTTGACTTTCTGCAATTTCCTTTTTTCTGAATGTAGTTCATAGCACTAATAGAACCGCTATAGGTTGAATGCACCATGCGTATTGGTAGTTTTGTGTGCATCATATGAAGTTCGCTGTAGGGTAGCTACTACCTAATCTGTTTCGTCCGTACTCCGTAAAGTATTTTCCATGGATATGACTATATTGCTAAAAGCCACAGGAATTTGGATGCATACTTAAGGATAGAGATAGATAGAGAAGTTTCAGACAAAGGCCATACTTATATGTTTAATGCTAATTTAATATCACTAGCTATAAACATGGGTTTCAGAGAAAAAGGATCTCAAGCAGTAAGTTTCTGATGGAGTTAAGAATAGAGAGCGAGGAATGAGGATACTGGCCATTGAGAAATAGGGCAAAATGTGAAGTCAAAACCTAGAAACTTAAAGAGCGTAGCACATCTCTCTTTTCGCTTACAAATCAACATacatcttttgtagtttttccTACCTTTGTGTGAGAAATGAGGGTTCCAGAAACTGGCCATTATGGTTTTTGGAACCCCGATGAGAGAGGGGGAGGTAAGGGTACTTCATCCACAAAGGGAATCTGGCATGTGGAATACCTGTTCATTTGATTGAAAAACAAAGGGCATAAAGCATTGAAATTTCAACGAACATATCAAAATTATCTGAACTTCTATAGGTGATGCTATGTACATCGCAGCTACCTTCTAATGGATCAAACATGCTCACTTCTATAGGTGTCTTGCTTTAGGCTCACCTCTTGCATGATTCTAGCTATGTGTCTTTCTCGTCTAATACCAACTTTCACTTGCAGAATTTCATGGCGGAAGCTGCTCCCCAAGGCCCGCCGCCAGCTTCCAACCCTCCAGCTCCGCCGGTCGATCCGAGCTACGGCTCTTACCCACCACCGTacggagcagcagcagcaccctATGGTTATTCGGCAGGCGCCGGGCCTGCTCCGCAGTACAATGGAGGGAACTACGGTGGCCCGACATACCCATATTAGTAGCAGCAAGCTAagcattagtttttttttctctctctctctgctgtgGTGGTATGGATTTTGTTGCCGAATAATGACTGTTGGATTCCCTCCTATTTTATTTCTGATAGAGATTATTATACCATTCATGTGTTGTATGCTCGATCAGTGTTTTGTGTTGCATGGCGAGTGGGGCGGGACGAGGGCGAGCACGGCGAGGAGAGCTTTTCAGATCCAGGTGTGGACATGAGAGgtgagaggaggaggacgacgacgaggggTGCGTGGGAGGTGGGCTGAGGTCGCAACATATAACAGCTCCGTGGCAGAAAGCCTAAGGGTTTGGGAGGTCTGCTCTGCTACCTCTGTGGCCCACCAGGAGCCGCCACTAAATCCTGCTGTTTCTACCGATAtaaagtaaattttaaaaatctataactattttgatatatgtttagaaaattataatttttggtGTTCGTTTTAAAAACTTACAACTATTTcgatatatattaaaaaactacaactttctcaTCGTGGACTCACTTTCATCCTTATGACATGTAATAGGAGGGTTAACTGTGAATTTATTTGCTATCTGAGGATGATAAGAGGGTTAACTGTGAATCCACCTGTTGTCTGAGGATGAC of Phragmites australis chromosome 3, lpPhrAust1.1, whole genome shotgun sequence contains these proteins:
- the LOC133912900 gene encoding flowering locus K homology domain-like, with the translated sequence MALRATGRDNKGTPHGSSPPVSRHLAPESAAVPLAAEAQNPAGLPGGLRPGFLAGSSLPRPPSENMDVPVENLGEHDVGGMTGDPYDGEKPNPFSDVVKQYSEVQSNQYIEHPGDQYDERSGVPYNEEQVNLYSEEQGNQYNENPANPYQEGPENAYNGDMKQPEKLEVNVDNKRWPGWPGENVFRILVPAKKVGAIIGRKGDVIKKMCEESKARIKILDGPPGVPERAVMISAKDEPDAPISPAMDGLLRVHKRITDNSDGESGQPQRSAGNIGPTRLLVPASQAGSLIGKQGATIKSIQDSSKCVARIVENVPSVALNDDRVVEIQGEPLGVHKAVELIASHLRKFLVDRSILPLFEIQMKMHSMERDQPMPAPQHWGPPPNLPPGGPGYGGNPQFMPPRPQDNYYPPHVPPMEKQPHYGISAYGREAPPSGVSAAGNQPPPHLGSQVTHSMQIPLSYTDAVIGAAGASISYIRRHSGATVTIQESRGAPGEMTVEIIGSASQVQTAQQLIQNFMAEAAPQGPPPASNPPAPPVDPSYGSYPPPYGAAAAPYGYSAGAGPAPQYNGGNYGGPTYPY